The genomic interval TGTTTCCAGGGTTCAAGAGACTTGGGCCACAAGAAATCCAAGAGCGGTTTCCTTGTTCGCTTTTGGAGACATTTGATTCACCCTCTGACACACTTCAGACATGCTTCCCACAGTGAGCCCAAGGTAACACAGGGAAGCCTTAGCAAGAAAGTTTTTGATAGTCCCCGTGCTCCCCCGAGGTCCCTGCGTGGGTGTATGTTCCTGTGAGACACTGAGgagcattcttttattttttattttttatttttttaatgttctttttattgggtatttatttcatttacaattctaatgctatcctaaaagtcccccacatactcgcccacccactcccccacccacccactcccacttcttggccctgtcgttcccctgtacttaggcatataatgtttgcatgaccaatgggcctctctttccactgatggccaaccaggccatcttctgattcatatgcagctagagacacgatctcTGGGGTGgagggtactggtttgttcatattgttgttccacctacaggattgcagatccctttacctccttgggtactttctctagctccaccattggggatcctgtgatccatccattagctgactgtgagcatccacttctatgtttgctaggccccggcatagtctcacaagagacaactctatctgggttctttcagcaaaatcttgctagtgtatgcaatggtgtcagcatttggaagctgattatgggatggatccctggatatggcagtacTGAGGAGCATCCTTGATGCTTACTGATAACTCTATGGTAATGGGTTGCTGATGTCTCTCAGAGTCTCCTCACTTAGACCCTCCTGCCTTCATAGGTCTGTTCTCAAAATGAACAGGAGCCAGATTCTCTGCCCAAGCGCCCCCAGTTCAACTATGACAGCCAAGAATACATTCACCAAATGACCCACTACATTCTAGCTGCTATTCAGAAGCGTGACCACATCCATATCGCCATTTTTCTCGGTGTCTACCGAACGTacgctagcacttgggaggtgctGGACCTGCTGATGAGAATGTGAGTGGCTGCATCCAACATAGGAGTTAGGAGAGTTCTGCTCTTCTCCGGGACTCTGTGCTCCCATAGAACAAGGGTGATTGGACCCTGGCAGTGTTGGTCTTGGGTCTGAACGTGCAAAGTGACATGGCCTCATCCAGGGTTGGAGACTCTAGTTTGTGTTTTTCACTGTCCCCAGGGAGTGTCAAACACCACCCTTTCTTGTGCCTTGAAAAGAGCTCTTTTCCCATTTGTATGAAAGGTTCTAGGCCCTATCTGACCTACATGGGATTAATGGAACTGGTCAAgggtcctggggtggggggcCCACTAGCCAGGAACCAACCAAAAACCCTGTCAGGGAACATCTAGCCTTCTACCCTTTGTGTGAAGAATTTTGTAGACCTGTTGACTTCAGCATGGAAATCAGAACTGTGCAGGGAGACCCCAGCATCTGTGTTTCCTTTCTGCAGTCTTCAAATAGCTCACTGTATAGATCTATTAGTAGGTTGGGGACACAGTCTTTATGGTGGCACCCTCATGGAATGCCACAGGTATGCATCCTTCCAGCCTGACTGTATAAAGGACCAGCAAACTAGGAGGTGAGTGGGCTTCAGGTGAAAGAAAGGTAAAAGCCCATGGGTGCAATGCGGTGGATGGGGTTGGACGGAGGTAAGAGCCCATCTGTAGAGTTGGAAGAAGATGGAGGTAAGGGCCAACTTGTGTGGTAAGATGAGGGAGGTAAGGGCCCATTTGTGGAGTCGGGGCTCGGGGGAGGTAAAGACCTATCTTTACCGTGGTGTAGGGGGAAGTGGGAGGTAATGGCCTATCTGTACAGTGAGTGGGGTAGGGCGATTGCTGTGGACTAAGCACTTGTCAGGTGCCCTCCTTTGGGGATTCCCATTAGAGAAATGGTAGCTGTGATTTCACCTGCAGGTGGAGAAAATTGGAGGTCTCCAAAGGGATCCTTGCCTCTGAGGATCAGAGGAAAGGATGGAAGCTGAAGGGCCCTGGGAAACTCTATCCCACTACAGTCCAATTACCCCATCTGTTCTGCAAGGGACAGAAAGTGTCTGGAATCCTCTGCCCACAGCCCCACACTCCTGACCTCATCTGCAGACAGACTGGCAGGCATTGCCTTTGGTTTCTGCCCGAGTTTCTGGCTTgccttcccttcatgatggacagTAACCTGTCAGATAAGATCAATGCTGGATTTTCCAGattgtttttggtcagtgttctcagacagcaatagaaaaaaaactaaaacgcCCTAGGATCAGTCAGGTCCCCCTCGCTCAGTGCACAGCCAGTTTTATACTTTGGTGAGCAGAGGACTCTGAGAGAGAGCAGAGCTCAGAGTAAACTAAGAGTAGAGTGGCTGAGGAAGAATCCTAATGTTAAATTTCTGCTTCTACCCACGTGGATATGGCatgaacacaaatgcacatgcataacCATGCACAGACACAAACCACATGTACACGCATACAGATACATaatcacatgtacacagaaacacacagataaacacacaaactGTTTTAGGGGTTTACTGCTGCAAACAGATACAATGATCAAGGCAACATTTATCTGGAGCTGGCTCAAAATTTCAGAGATTCCTCCATTATAGTCAgggcaggagcatgacagcatccaggcagggatggtgcaggaggagctgagaattctacgtcttcatctgaagggtgctagtcgaatactcacttccagggagctaggatgagcgtcttaaaacccacacccacagtagaACACCTACTcgaacaaggccatacctactatTAGTGCaactccctgggcctagcatatgcaagccatcacacacacacacacacacacacacacaactagatCATGGCCTATTTTGAGTCATACCTCGAGCACCTCTTACCAACTGTGGTCAACTGTCAGGAAGGAAGTAGGTTTGATTTATCTAAAGCAGAGCATAGAAGTTTACACAGAAAGCAATCCTGGAATGCAATGTtcacagagtctcactatggagttctggctggcttggagctcaccCTGCAGCTTGTGCTGCCCTAGATCTACAGATCCTCTCTTTGTCCTGCCGTTGATCTACAGCTCCTTCCATTTAAATCACCTCAATAGGTGGAGTTCAACCTGTGGCTCAAACATGTttttgcatatatacacattatgATTAATATGACTAGCAATATTAGAGTTATAAGATGTCAATGAAAACACTATATGGCTACGGTTACCACAGCAGCAGGTACTGTATTGAACAGTCCCAACACTAGGAATGTCGAGAACCTCTTCCCTCAAtagtgggattacaggtgtataccatGATACTGAGAAAAACAAACTTGTTTATCCTTCTGGCAGGGTGTTCTCCAGCACAGGAGCTGCTTGGATCATTGGATAACTTGCCCCTGTAGATACATTTGTGGACACCTGGGTTAAAAGACTAGACAGAGGACTTGGGCTCTACACAGAAAGGGAGATCATAAGGAAGGGGTTAATGAGAGAGTTGGGCCCAGAACCAGGCTCTGGGAAGACTTTGCAGTGAAGATGGCAACATTAAGTGGGTTGCTGACACATGTACAAGATCTTTCTCATCTGCCTCCTGAGACCTTTTAGTAATACAGATACTGCTCAACTTAGAACTGGAACAGGATTCGTTCTCCTCACTGTGCCCAAGGTTATGGAAGTAGTAAAAGTACTGGTGGGAAGCAGACCCTGATCTGGCTAGCTGCCTGCCAGGTAAAGAACACCATGACAGCTGTTCTTGTGAGTCTGTATCTAGGCTGTGATGGACTGTTTAGTGGCATGTCTGCCCTTAAGGTCTCCCTGCCCACTGACCTACTCCTATACTCCTATAACTAATGTCCACAAACCCGTTGGTTCATCCCGTGGGGCTAtgctgtgtgtgtgatggttttcATGGGAAATGTTGCCCTTTAAGCTCTTGTGTTTGAAAACCTGGTCCTCAGTCTGGAAGATGGATATCACAGAGGAGTTCTTTGGGATGTTAGAATTCGTTTGCAGGATactgttaaaagaaagaaagaaagaaagaaagaaagaaagaaagaaagaaagaaagaaagaaaggaaggaaggaagataggaaggaagaaaaagaaatatagaaagaaagatgaaagagataaaagaaagaaaggaagagagaaacagagaaagaaagaaagaaagaaagaaagaaagaaagaaagaaagaaagaaagaaagaaaggaaggaaggaaggaagat from Mus caroli unplaced genomic scaffold, CAROLI_EIJ_v1.1 scaffold_21861_1, whole genome shotgun sequence carries:
- the LOC110288192 gene encoding uncharacterized protein LOC110288192 — its product is MFSCFQGSRDLGHKKSKSGFLVRFWRHLIHPLTHFRHASHSEPKVCSQNEQEPDSLPKRPQFNYDSQEYIHQMTHYILAAIQKRDHIHIAIFLGVYRTYASTWEVLDLLMRMYASFQPDCIKDQQTR